DNA sequence from the Peromyscus eremicus chromosome 7, PerEre_H2_v1, whole genome shotgun sequence genome:
AAATGAGCACAAGCATGACTGGAGGTGTCCCAGAAGGAAGGCAGTGAGCTGGAGGGCCACTTCTATCTGGCCATGGGTTAGGAGTATGACTTTGGAGAAGTCATCTAAATTTTTTCCATCTTAGTTCTTTCATTTAATAAAGGAAGGAACCGAAATGGGTCAGGATGTTTCTTGATGTATTGGTAGAGCAGACAAGACAATTTAGGGGACATATTGATATTTTGATGAGTTTCCTTTTTTCAGttacttattttacatatcaCAAAAATATGAATAGTGCTCTGGGTTTATGATTTCACAAGAATTATTGTATAGCAACAGGTTAAATTTCAACACAGAAGAGATGATTACTTGCACAATAATATCCAATAAATAAAAGTGCAGATGATAATGGGTCACCCCGTTTTTAAGGCCCTGTGGGACTGACTGAGATATTTCCTGAAATACTTGAACATATTAGCAATTAGTAACTTTCCACTTGGTGTCTCCTCCACATTCTATGTGACATAACGGCTGTGTATGATTTACAGTGGCACCCTGAACAAACTAGTGGCTTTGTGCAAATGGTTAGCAAGCCTGATGATATGAATGTTTTTATCAGAGATGGCCGAGTCTGTACGTGAGTCACCTAGATCACCACTGCTACACTATAATCTTACCTGCCCTCTGCTGTGTTTTCAGACCAGGGCACTGACGGAAAGGATGTTCAAACATCTTCGGAAATGGTTTGTCACTCACGTTTTTGGGCGGTCTCGGCAACGAGCAAGGCTGGTCTCCAAAGATGGAAGGTGTAACATAGAGTTTGGCAATGTAGATGCGCAGTCACGGTTTATATTCTTTGTGGACATCTGGACAACTGTGCTTGACCTCAAATGGAGGTACAAAATGACCGTGTTCATCACCGCTTTCTTGGGGAGCTGGTTCCTGTTCGGTCTCCTGTGGTATGTGGTAGCCTATGTTCATAAGGACCTCCCAGAGTTCTACCCTCCTGACAATCGTACTCCTTGTGTGGAGAACATTAATGGCATGACCtcagcttttctgttttctctggagACTCAAGTGACCATAGGCTATGGATTCAGGTTTGTGACGGAACAATGTGCCACTGCCATTTTCCTGCTTATCTTCCAATCCATTCTTGGAGTGATCATCAATTCGTTCATGTGCGGTGCCATCTTAGCCAAGATCTCTAGACCCAAGAAACGTGCTAAGACCATTACATTCAGCAAGAATGCAGTGATCAGCAAGCGTGGTGGGAAGCTTTGCCTCCTCATCCGAGTGGCTAATCTTAGGAAGAGCCTTCTGATTGGCAGTCACATATATGGCAAACTTCTGAAGACTACCATCACTCCTGAAGGAGAGACCATTATTTTGGACCAGACCAATATCAACTTCGTAGTCGATGCTGGCAATGAGAATTTATTCTTTATCTCCCCGCTGACAATCTACCATGTCATTGACCACAACAGTCCTTTCTTCCACATGGCAGCAGAAACGCTTTCCCAGCAGGACTTTGAATTAGTCGTCTTTTTAGATGGCACCGTGGAATCCACCAGTGCAACCTGTCAGGTCCGCAC
Encoded proteins:
- the Kcnj1 gene encoding ATP-sensitive inward rectifier potassium channel 1, giving the protein MDASDRSVFRVLTRALTERMFKHLRKWFVTHVFGRSRQRARLVSKDGRCNIEFGNVDAQSRFIFFVDIWTTVLDLKWRYKMTVFITAFLGSWFLFGLLWYVVAYVHKDLPEFYPPDNRTPCVENINGMTSAFLFSLETQVTIGYGFRFVTEQCATAIFLLIFQSILGVIINSFMCGAILAKISRPKKRAKTITFSKNAVISKRGGKLCLLIRVANLRKSLLIGSHIYGKLLKTTITPEGETIILDQTNINFVVDAGNENLFFISPLTIYHVIDHNSPFFHMAAETLSQQDFELVVFLDGTVESTSATCQVRTSYVPEEVLWGYRFVPIVSKTKEGKYRVDFHNFGKTVEVETPHCAMCLYNEKDARARMKRGYDNPNFVLSEVDETDDTQM